The Mugil cephalus isolate CIBA_MC_2020 chromosome 21, CIBA_Mcephalus_1.1, whole genome shotgun sequence genome includes the window CTCAGGTGTTGCTcaaaaaaattgtttttcagactggtacctgagaaaggtctaatgtgacaaaaaggcaAATTGATGGGTTCACCTGGATATGAATAGGCTAAAATATCTCTAAAATtgttcagattcaccttttTTACCATCTACTTTTGCAGTtattcatcagattttacattacttcaaattaattcaaatttaaaacatatcACATATGTTTAAAAGCCGGGTTTACATAGCAGGGGTTTACTTAGGTGTTGGTCAGTACCAGcttttgttcaaataaatacataaataaacaaatgagggATTTTTCACAGTCTCACAGTAACATGTTTGCTGAAGTCTGTGGTGGCACAGACATAAGAATTTTCGGAGAAACTCAGAAAAGTTGTTGCTGCTCATAAGGcgggaaaaggttacaaaaccacCTCTAAAGAACTTGGAACCCACAAATAAGGCATCAGGCAGATCGTGAACGAAAGGATGGTATATGAGTGGTCAAACtacaaagaagaagatgcagaATAGTCTGAGAGATCACAAAGGAACCCAGGGTAAAGTCTGAGCAACTCTCTCACATTGCTTATGTTAATGTTCATTAACATCAGGTGAGAACACTGAATAACCATCGTGTATGGCAGAGTGGCAAGGAACTTCTAGACACAGGGAACAGTACTTCTGCAGCTCACAGATATGTGCAAATGATTCAGGAACATAATATTCTGTTTTACTTAGTTGCTTTTATACAGACAGAGAAAATTCTAAACGGTTTCATACACATTTGTTCACGTAATTAATTTGTCCACATTTTCTATTGCAGACCACGTGCGGATGCTCAATGGAACCAGTCGTTGTAACGGCAGAGTGGAAGTCTATCACGAAAACCAGTGGAAAAgagtgtgcagcagcagctggggCACCGAAGAAGCCGAGGTGGTGTGCCGAGAGATTGGCTGCGGCACACCTCTCGTTCAGTCTGGATCACAGGATTTGGGACAGGCAACACACCTGGCTGCACTTAAAGCAACCTGCCTTGGCAATGAGACCTCTATCTCTCAATGCACACTTCAAGATTTCAAAGAAAGCTGCACTGATGCCACCCTCTTTTGTACAAGTAAGTCATGCATGtgctcacacacatttttagaTCGCCCCCTTCTTGGTTGGCTTCTTAATGATAATTTTTCACAACTTTACAGACAGTAAACCAATTCGACTGGTAAACGGGACCAGTCGGTGCTCTGGTCGAGTGGAAGTCTACCATGATGGACAGTGGGGAACAGTTTGCGATGACAGATGGGGGATGCCGGAAGCGGCTGTCTCATGCCGAGAGATGAACTGCGGCAATGCTCTTTCAGTCAAGTACAAGGCCTTCTTTGGCAGAGGTCAAGATCAAGTTTGGCTGGACGATATCGAGTGCACTGGTCATGAGAAGTCTCTTGCCGACTGTCCGCATAGAGGTTTTggagaacatgactgtgatcaCAATGAGGATGCCGGGGTTGTATGCTCAGGTAACACAATTGCTTGTATGAAATTCTGTTGATGAAAATTCTGATGACAAACCACTTAAAAAAATTTTCAACTGCTTGTTTTCCAGAAAATGTCAGACTAATCAATGGGACTGACAGCTGCTCTGGTAGAGTGGAGGTCAAACATGATGAGCGATGGGGAAAACTTTGTACAAATACCTGGACTGATAGAGAGGCCAAAATAGTGTGTAATGAACTTCAGTGTGGTGCTccaaaaagaaatcaagaaatCTTCGATTTTGGTGACAGCGGACTCAAAGGGTTTATAAGTAGATGCTCCAGTAATGTGACCTCCTTTAGCCAGTGTGTAATTGAAGAACACACAGGGAGATGTGAAGGTGTTTCGCTTTCATGTGCAGGTAAGACAAAAGATGGGGATGTACTGAGTTATTGTTACACTAAAACACAATATGGACTCATTTGTGAGAAAGGGTCATCCCCGATTCTTTCTTCATTGATCAAAAAGAGTTTGCAGCCCTGTATGACGTCATAAACATGACGAGAGTGAGATATGTGCACTACAGATGCTCTAAAAGTGTCATAGCATGCACCATTCcaaacatgtaatacaccaaaatgatgggggagaaactcatctaaaagcctctATCAGGCATTGTCacctaaatgaaacacaaataaaaccccaagcaATTATATGGGGacgtgacaaaaacacacaaactagGTGCCATATGAAAGCAGAGATGCCGCTGATTACGAAAATGTCTGTCTTTTCACCGTGCGACAGcactcagagagctagaagccaaagagtaacgaaaataacattcacaaaaTCATGAAGTATGTCTTACCTTTGttattttgtgattaaaaatCACATTCCAGCTCCACAAAACACTGCTAATGGCTTCTCCTATGACTCTgcgtcagtttgaaatgaatcgGGAAGTTCCTGTATGTTTACATAAAAAGGAAGAGGCTTCTAGGTTGGTCGATAGCGGTGTCAGTCATTAAAATTGACCAATTGGCTGTTGagatattctcctttgagtttcaccgaaggcctccttttacacagggtctgggtgaatgagtcaaaactgttgtatttgtatctactgatatatcagtgaaacaaaattCGTTTTTCAGACTGGTACCTGGGAAAGGTCTAATGGCACATATggtgccaaaatgtgacaaaaaggcaAAACTGATGGTTCCATCTGGACGTAAAATAtaaaagctaaagctaaaaaatCTCTAAAATAGTTCAGATTTACCTTTATACCATCTacttttgtacagtttttcatCAGATTTTATATTACTAATTCAAATTTCTCATATGTTTAAAAGCATACTCTAAATAAgaacaataatttatattttctactttgttccagctgaattttctctgacacagtaacatatatctttattctgacactttaTTCTCACTGGTGTTTTTGTTACATGTGATCAAAATTATTCAGCCCTTAGAGTTGTGAAGATATAACCCACTTCTTATTATATGTCATTTTCGCAGGCAGAAAAATAGGGCTAGTCAAGAAAAGGATAAGGGCATAAGCTTCCCCCATCTTTTTGCAGTACAGAGCAAAAGAAACTTTTAATACATGTGGCAAGGCTCATCTAACcatcaaaaaagcaaaaaacaacaaacaaaaaaaaacaacaacaaaacaaaacaaaaaaacgtcgACAAACCAAaagtgattgattgattttgaaGCACACTGTGAAGACTCTGGCTGTTGCCATCTAGGTGGTACTGGCAATAAAGCCACAAGCTACAATCAGGCATGTGCAATAGTAGGGGGTTTGAGAGGGGAAgttgtgggggaaaatgaaaatatataaagaatgtctaatcaaccaacaattttgagacccccctgcagtacctctgtggaccccctaggggtcgcggaccccctgtggAAGACCTTTGATTTAAATTGTAAGTACTCCTATCATGAGTTTATCTGTCCTCAGGTGTCCCACCTTTAAGGCTTGTTAATGGCACTGACCGTTGCTCTGGGAGAGTGGAGATTCTGCATGACGGCCAGTGGGGAACAGTGTGTGATGATGAGTGGGACATCAGAGATGCACAGGTGGTGTGCAGAGCTGTGGATTGTGGGACAGCTCAGACAGCCAAGTCTGGCGCCTTCTTTGGTCAAGGCCAAGGAAGCATTTGGCTGGATGATGTCAACTGCTTCGGTAATGAGACATCCCTTTTGCGCTGTCGACATCCCTCTCTTGGAGAAAATAACTGTGGCCATGGAGAAGATGCCGGTGTGATTTGTTCAGGTATGTCGAGACGCTCAGCTGCATCAGGTCACACAGTGTctaaatattaatcagttatttCTTTCTCATGTATGTAACAAATTATTTGCTCATtctccttatttttctttctagcTAGCCTTAGACTGATCAATGGGACTTCCCAGTGCTCAGGCAGGGTTGAGCTCCACAGTAATGGCCACTGGGCACCAGCATATAATATTAACTGGGGAATGAATGAAGCTACCGTGGTGTGCAGGCAAATGAGCTGTGGAGATCCTATCAAGGCCTCAGGATCATTTGGCCAAAGTGGAGATTTGAGAGGGTTCAAGATAATTTGTAGCGGTAGAGAAACCTCACTCACACAGTGCACAGTAACAGAACACAGCAGGACCAGCCAAGACCGTATTGAGGAAGCGATTGTCGAATGTACAGGTAAGACTTGACACacaatagaaatagaaaagaatgaacatACTTCTCACTTGATGTATCActactaaaccacttagagtgaaaTAAGTGTAGGCATTACCAACTTGTGAACGACAAATTGTTATTTGGGTTGTCTTAGATCCAACTTTTGTGCCACTCTAGCTCCACCCACATATCCAAATATGGATATAATAATAAGACATCTCCAGTTTGCTGTGCTAAGTTGAATTCTGTGTACATTAAGGTAACAACTGTCCTTTCCAGGAACTGCAAAGTTAGCCGATGGGCCCAATCGTTGTGCTGGAACGGTGCAGTTCTACGATAAAGGCCAGTGGGGGAATGTGTGTGGTGAATCCTGGGACATCAATGATGCCATGGTGGCGTGCAGACAGCTGGACTGTGGTAGAGCTCATACGATTACCACTACAGATGTGTACGGACAAAATACAAGGCTAACGTGGAATGATCAAATCGAATGCAGTGGGATGGAGTCTACACTGAATCAGTGCCCACAAAGACCATTTAGAGACAGTACTTGCAACGTTTCCTCAGTTGCTGGTGTGGTGTGCACAGGTAAGAGAAAGCCTATACAAACAATGCAGAAACATATTGTCCCATTTGTTATTttagatcagaggtcttcaatgtttttcaggccaaggacccctaaaatgatggagagagtaagtagggaccccctacctactatatgtgttccatTTAACTcgataaatatacattattattatcattttgaatttaatgttaagctatcccttatctctttactaaaatatgttggctttatgttaatgtgtatttaaagaaatttaaaattttcaggaaaatggaaaaaaaaatatatacaaaaaatgtctaatcaatcaaagattttgcgacccctatGCAGtgtgaccccctgttgaagacctttgtcCTAGATATCAGATCAAATATTTTCAATACAGTTTGTGTGCAGTTTTGGTAAaggtattgttgtttttctttacctgGCACATCTGTGGCTACATCTTTAGTTTACTTGACTTCACAGGAAGCTTGGAGGTCCGGCTGGTCAAGGGTAGAGATGAGTGCTCCGGAAGAGTCGAGGTCCGACATGGCGATGTGTGGTACACAGTGTGTGATGCAGACTGGACCCAGAGTAAAGCTGAGGCAGTGTGTCAGCTGCTGGAGTGTGGACACGCTCTGAGTGCTCCTGGCAGGGCCCAGTTCGGGCCGGGCATTGGGTCAGTAGTGGAGGCTAGCAGCTCATGCTTTGACAACGTGACTTCTCTTAAGCAGTGCTCGGAGAGGGGATTCACAACGTCAACGTGTCGACATGACCGTGATGCTGGTGTTATGTGTTCAGGTAAaatgattgtttgttttaatgtgccATTTGCATGACACTGGGGACATCTGGCTTACAGCGTGGCATCTGAGCCTCCTCCGATCCTTTATCCTTTTacatttgctttctgttttcatatGCAGCACCAGTTCGGTTGGTGAGTGGCTCAAGTGAATGTTCTGGGAGAGTGGAGATCTTCTATAAAGGCCAGTGGGGAACTGTGTGCGACGACGAATGGGGAATGAGCAATGCCGATGTGGTGTGCAGGCAACAAGGTTGCGGCCATGCTGTTGCAGCCCCTACTAGTGCCCATTTTGGTAGAGGCTCTGGTCCAATATGGCTGGATAATGTTGAATGTGGAGGCACAGAGTCTGCTCTCACACAGTGTACCCATAATGGCTTTGGAGAAAATAACTGTGGGCACGGTGAAGACGCAGGCGTGGTCTGTTTAGGTAAGAGGCGTGGCTCATGATCAGATCAGAGTAACTCCAGTGGTTGCCATGACACCACAAGCTTACCATATAATCTTTTTCAGGTGCTCTACAGAAGCCCCAAATCACAATAAGTCCTGGCCCTGAGGTATTATGGGGTGAGAAAGTTGAAATCACTTGCACTGTAATGGCAGAACACTTGGGAGGGACATTCGTACTGAAAAATACCCAAGGGTCATTTCGCAAGGAGAAATTTTCTGAGCATGAAAGTGCAACATTTACTTTCCCTTCTGTGGAGTTCAACCAAAGGGGCTCATACTTCTGTGAATATCAAAAGAAAATGCCCAACCAAGTCATCAATTATCCTCAAGGAAATACTGCTGATCTCACTGTCACAGGTCAGTGActttgtgtcttgtttgttcAATTGTGTATTATTGTTAGACAtttgggtaacactttctatgaaggttgtattcataatgccctatgaatgcattcataatattttataaggtgtctataaagcattataatggtcattattaccatctatacatattcacaagtcgtcagctggttatgaattattataattttaatctgaatagtgcattataaatatatcaatatctgcctagtcacttgttaattttatgatgcatcatcactaaatgtgtatagtgatgcataataaGTTTTGACCAATATACACAGAAGTGACATGCAAACGTATTTCATTCAAATCATTCTCTGTTTACAGTGAAACTGGACAAGCCCACCCTCACCCTGACGTCGCCTCATTCAATGGTGCTCTACAGTCCTGAAAAAATTTCCATCACTCATGGCAGCTCCTTCACCATCACTTGCTCTGTTTATTCCAAATACCCTGGAGGGGTCTTCTATCTGATAAATTCTAAGACGAAAGACAATGAAACAAAGCCTGTATTTGGACATGCCGTTTTCTACCTGGCATACTTTGAATTTCCTGTAATTGATTATAAACACCAAGGAGAGTATGCCTGCGTCTACGGTGTGAACATATCTTC containing:
- the LOC124998972 gene encoding deleted in malignant brain tumors 1 protein-like, whose protein sequence is MIFTSEKLDLAFRLVIGLLCLLLPAECEKTRLAGGTRCSGRVEVYYRDSWGTVCDDHWSVSSAEVVCRELDCGTVMEAKKSAFFGEGKDDIWLDDVQCTGQESSILQCTHRPFGQNNCGHGEDAGVICSDHVRMLNGTSRCNGRVEVYHENQWKRVCSSSWGTEEAEVVCREIGCGTPLVQSGSQDLGQATHLAALKATCLGNETSISQCTLQDFKESCTDATLFCTNSKPIRLVNGTSRCSGRVEVYHDGQWGTVCDDRWGMPEAAVSCREMNCGNALSVKYKAFFGRGQDQVWLDDIECTGHEKSLADCPHRGFGEHDCDHNEDAGVVCSENVRLINGTDSCSGRVEVKHDERWGKLCTNTWTDREAKIVCNELQCGAPKRNQEIFDFGDSGLKGFISRCSSNVTSFSQCVIEEHTGRCEGVSLSCAGVPPLRLVNGTDRCSGRVEILHDGQWGTVCDDEWDIRDAQVVCRAVDCGTAQTAKSGAFFGQGQGSIWLDDVNCFGNETSLLRCRHPSLGENNCGHGEDAGVICSASLRLINGTSQCSGRVELHSNGHWAPAYNINWGMNEATVVCRQMSCGDPIKASGSFGQSGDLRGFKIICSGRETSLTQCTVTEHSRTSQDRIEEAIVECTGTAKLADGPNRCAGTVQFYDKGQWGNVCGESWDINDAMVACRQLDCGRAHTITTTDVYGQNTRLTWNDQIECSGMESTLNQCPQRPFRDSTCNVSSVAGVVCTGSLEVRLVKGRDECSGRVEVRHGDVWYTVCDADWTQSKAEAVCQLLECGHALSAPGRAQFGPGIGSVVEASSSCFDNVTSLKQCSERGFTTSTCRHDRDAGVMCSAPVRLVSGSSECSGRVEIFYKGQWGTVCDDEWGMSNADVVCRQQGCGHAVAAPTSAHFGRGSGPIWLDNVECGGTESALTQCTHNGFGENNCGHGEDAGVVCLGALQKPQITISPGPEVLWGEKVEITCTVMAEHLGGTFVLKNTQGSFRKEKFSEHESATFTFPSVEFNQRGSYFCEYQKKMPNQVINYPQGNTADLTVTVKLDKPTLTLTSPHSMVLYSPEKISITHGSSFTITCSVYSKYPGGVFYLINSKTKDNETKPVFGHAVFYLAYFEFPVIDYKHQGEYACVYGVNISSMYFCSDPSRTLQVSVVSASASSVVGGVMGFLVVLLILLVIGFVVWRKRFRGTGVMVQFSHRFGGTVKQDIDDRSNGAVDERDRTNQVYDSRHTQSPEDKNAEADSVETVPEDLAGKVCYELEPLVL